A stretch of Cicer arietinum cultivar CDC Frontier isolate Library 1 chromosome 5, Cicar.CDCFrontier_v2.0, whole genome shotgun sequence DNA encodes these proteins:
- the LOC101510347 gene encoding uncharacterized protein, translating to MFLTLIIPGPHNPKSKIDVYLQPLIDELKVLWNEGVLTYDISKNTNFIMKAALMWTINDFPAYGMLSGWSTAWKLACPYCMSQSKAFFWKHGGKCSWFDSHRQFLPMDHIFRRNKDAFYKNRIEKSQPPRRLTGDDVWEEVCYLPKITEVDPCICDGFGVNHNWKKQSIFWELPYWKTNLIRHNLDVMHIEKNVFDNIFNTVMDIKDKTKDNVKARMDLKEYCRRKELELQIQSSGKVLKPKAKYVLSSDQQKAVYKWISELKMPDGHASNLHRCVNTRDGKLIGMKSHDCHVFMERLLPIAFSALPHHVWNPIAELSKFFKDLCSTILRVDDLLLMEQNIVITTCKLERIFPHGFFNSMEHIPIHLPYEARVGGPVQYRWMYPFERYLNRLKQMVKNISHVEGSICEAYLCQEASHLCSYYFESHVQSLRNRVGRNDDGGKHDVVQKTLSIFNHSGRSAGTCKSRYLNDRELTTTHLHVLLNCEEVQPYIE from the exons ATGTTTCTCACTTTGATTATTCCTGGACCACATAATCCAAAGAGCAAGATAGATGTGTATTTGCAACCTTTGATAGATGAGCTCAAAGTTTTATGGAATGAAGGAGTGCTTACATATGATATTtccaaaaacacaaattttataatgaaaGCTGCTTTAATGTGGACTATTAATGATTTTCCTGCGTATGGAATGTTGTCTGGTTGGAGTACAGCATGGAAATTAGCATGTCCATATTGCATGAGTCAATCCAAAGCTTTTTTCTGGAAACATGGTGGTAAGTGTTCTTGGTTTGATTCTCATCGTCAATTTTTGCCTATGGATCACATATTTCGAAGAAATAAGGATGCATTTTACAAGAATCGAATAGAAAAGTCTCAACCTCCACGACGGTTAACTGGGGATGATGTGTGGGAAGAAGTTTGTTATCTCCCTAAAATAACTGAGGTTGATCCGTGTATATGTGATGGATTTGGTGTGAATCATAATTGGAAAAAACAAAGTATCTTTTGGGAGTTGCCTTATTGGAAAACCAACTTAATAAGGCATAATCTTGATGTAATGCATATTGAGAAGAATGTGtttgataatattttcaatACAGTGATGGACATCAAAGATAAGACCAAAGATAATGTTAAGGCAAGAATGGATTTAAAGGAGTATTGTCGAAGAAAGGAGTTAGAGCTACAAATACAATCTAGTGGAAAAGTTTTAAAGCCTAAAGCCAAATATGTTTTGTCTAGCGATCAACAAAAGGCTGTGTATAAATGGATTTCTGAGTTAAAAATGCCTGATGGACATGCTTCAAATTTGCATAGATGTGTAAACACAAGAGATGGGAAGTTAATTGGAATGAAAAGTCACGATTGCCATGTATTTATGGAGCGGTTGTTACCAATTGCTTTTAGTGCACTTCCACATCATGTGTGGAATCCTATAGCTGAGTTGAGTAAATTTTTCAAAGATTTGTGCTCAACAATTTTGCGAGTGGATGATTTGTTGTTAATGGAACAAAATATAGTGATTACAACTTGTAAATTGGAACGAATCTTTCCACATGGATTCTTTAATTCCATGGAGCATATTCCGATTCACCTTCCTTATGAAGCAAGGGTTGGGGGTCCTGTGCAATATCgttggatgtatccatttgagag GTACTTGAATAGGTTGAAACAAATGGTTAAAAACATATCACATGTAGAAGGGTCAATTTGTGAGGCATATCTATGTCAAGAGGCTTCTCATTTATGTTCATATTATTTTGAATCTCATGTGCAATCTTTGAGAAATAGAGTAGGTCGAAATGATGATGGGGGTAAACATGATGTAGTTCAGAAAACTTTATCAATTTTCAATCATTCTGGTCGCTCAGCTGGAACATGTAAGAGTAGATATTTGAATGATAGAGAATTAACTACTACACATTTGCATGTTCTATTAAATTGTGAAGAAGTTCAACCATATATTGAgtaa